The Deinococcus reticulitermitis genome window below encodes:
- a CDS encoding MerR family transcriptional regulator: MMHISEFARQSGIRAQTLRRYHAQGLLVPEVDPHSGYRWYSSRQLHTARVIQSLRGAGCNVALIRAMLHPSDVPDLLGQLEAHALTLRSQATHQQALAITIEGFLQRGKDTTLPDIHEFWNSLWLTPADAHIRVAFVGLKGGVGRTTNAIYTATLLQALGRNVAVVDVSGHGDGALTWARQASQRDKPLPFPVYTLRQYPDIAEDVDVIFDSTPRGEDFTAAALLADHLVLCVDAGGMVQHTLQLELSLLQRLGVGCSGSAFGVLLTGAADPLTPLELPEELTAQEVWEWREEWAQLQQLVAELLQDLSARSLPVLGVIPHREVHMAAGFTCPQYLHDHHRVLGRFLGVDHLMPPHRSPSTWSP; the protein is encoded by the coding sequence ATGATGCACATCAGTGAGTTCGCGCGGCAGAGCGGCATCCGGGCCCAGACGCTCCGGCGGTATCACGCTCAAGGTCTACTGGTGCCCGAGGTTGATCCGCACAGCGGTTACCGCTGGTATTCCAGCCGCCAACTCCACACGGCCCGGGTCATCCAGAGCCTCAGGGGCGCGGGGTGCAACGTGGCCTTGATCAGGGCCATGCTGCACCCCAGCGATGTTCCAGACCTCCTTGGGCAACTTGAGGCACACGCACTGACCCTCCGCTCCCAGGCCACGCACCAACAGGCCCTGGCCATCACCATCGAAGGATTCCTGCAGCGCGGCAAGGACACAACGCTTCCCGACATTCACGAGTTCTGGAATTCCCTGTGGCTCACTCCGGCTGACGCCCACATTAGGGTCGCCTTCGTGGGTTTAAAGGGCGGCGTGGGCCGTACCACCAATGCCATCTACACGGCCACACTCCTGCAGGCCCTCGGGCGGAACGTTGCGGTCGTTGATGTCTCCGGCCACGGCGATGGGGCGCTCACATGGGCCAGGCAAGCCAGCCAGCGGGATAAGCCTCTGCCGTTTCCCGTGTATACGCTCCGTCAATACCCGGATATCGCGGAGGATGTCGACGTCATTTTCGACAGCACACCGCGGGGAGAGGACTTCACGGCGGCAGCACTGCTGGCCGACCACCTGGTGCTGTGCGTGGACGCGGGCGGTATGGTGCAGCACACGCTTCAGCTGGAGTTGTCGCTCCTCCAGAGACTGGGAGTGGGCTGCTCAGGTTCCGCCTTCGGGGTGCTCCTGACTGGAGCGGCCGATCCCCTGACGCCGCTCGAACTTCCTGAAGAACTGACAGCACAAGAGGTGTGGGAGTGGCGCGAGGAGTGGGCGCAGTTGCAGCAACTCGTCGCGGAACTCCTGCAAGACCTCAGCGCCAGGAGCCTCCCCGTGTTAGGCGTCATTCCCCACCGGGAAGTGCACATGGCTGCAGGCTTCACCTGCCCCCAGTATCTGCACGATCACCACCGGGTGCTCGGCCGCTTCCTCGGGGTCGACCACCTCATGCCGCCCCACCGCTCGCCCTCAACATGGTCCCCGTAG
- a CDS encoding heavy metal translocating P-type ATPase, which yields MSKTIELGVQGMTCASCVGRVERGLKKVEGVEGASVNLATERATVTYDPALTTTQALLDKVKDVGYEPVISELELGVQGMTCASCVGRVERALNKVEGVLDASVNLATERATVRYLPSSVSPGQLKAAVKASGYEVLESEPGKDRSDLEREAREQEVRSLRRAVTFSAVFAIPLVILAMVPMLYMPFHMWLMEYISERTMTWIMLALALPVQFGPGLRFYRLGWKALKNRSPDMNSLVMIGTSAAFFYSLVVTLAPQIFPEGTAHVYYEASAVVITLILLGKYFEAIAKGRSSEAMKKLLSLQAKTARVVRGGQELEVPTDEVLIGDLVSVRPGEKVPVDGEVIQGNSFVDESMITGEPIPVAKQVGAAVVGGTINQNGAFQFKATKIGADTALAQIIKLVESAQGSKPPIQGLADKVVSVFVPIVLGIAALTFLIWLLVGGSTALSFALVTTVAVLIIACPCAMGLATPTSIMVGTGKAAELGVLFRNGAALEGLQGVNVVAVDKTGTLTKGRPELTDLVTAAGFGRTEVLQLVAAAEEQSEHPIARAIVDAAKREGVAILPLESFEAVPGYGLEARVQGRLVQVGADRYMQRLGLSVGDFAAQAERLGDEGKSPLYAAIDGQLAAVIAVADPIKEGSPEAVKALRRQGLKVAMITGDNARTAQAIARQLGIDEVLAEVLPSGKSDAVKELQAKGQKVAFVGDGINDAPALAQADVGLAIGTGTDVAVETADVILMSGDLRGVPNALALSRATLRNIKLNLFWAFAYNIVLIPVAAGVLYPAFGWLLSPVLAAAAMGFSSVFVLSNALRLRSFHPPVRPDPVPVRAAPTTMAQA from the coding sequence ATGAGTAAAACGATTGAACTCGGCGTCCAGGGCATGACCTGCGCCTCGTGCGTGGGCCGCGTCGAGCGGGGCCTGAAGAAAGTCGAGGGGGTGGAGGGGGCCAGCGTAAATCTGGCCACGGAACGCGCGACCGTCACGTACGACCCGGCGCTGACCACCACACAGGCGCTGCTGGACAAAGTGAAGGACGTCGGGTACGAGCCAGTGATCAGCGAACTCGAGTTGGGCGTGCAGGGCATGACCTGCGCGTCCTGCGTGGGACGGGTCGAGCGGGCCCTGAACAAGGTGGAGGGCGTGCTGGACGCCTCGGTGAATCTCGCCACCGAACGGGCCACCGTGAGGTACCTGCCGTCCAGCGTCAGTCCAGGGCAGCTCAAGGCCGCTGTAAAGGCCTCTGGTTATGAAGTGCTCGAGAGCGAGCCCGGCAAGGACCGCAGCGACCTGGAGCGTGAAGCGCGTGAGCAGGAGGTCCGCAGCCTGCGGCGTGCCGTCACCTTCAGTGCGGTCTTCGCCATCCCCCTGGTGATCCTCGCGATGGTGCCGATGCTCTACATGCCCTTCCACATGTGGCTGATGGAGTACATCAGCGAGCGCACCATGACCTGGATCATGCTGGCGCTGGCCCTTCCCGTGCAGTTCGGTCCCGGATTGCGCTTCTACCGCCTGGGCTGGAAGGCCCTGAAAAACCGTTCCCCCGACATGAACTCTCTCGTCATGATCGGCACCTCGGCCGCCTTCTTCTACAGCTTGGTCGTCACGCTGGCACCCCAGATCTTCCCCGAGGGCACCGCCCACGTGTACTACGAGGCCAGCGCCGTAGTCATCACCCTGATCCTGCTCGGCAAGTACTTTGAGGCCATCGCCAAGGGGAGGAGCAGCGAGGCGATGAAGAAGCTGCTGAGCCTCCAGGCCAAGACGGCCCGTGTGGTCCGTGGCGGTCAGGAACTTGAAGTGCCTACCGACGAGGTGCTGATCGGCGACCTGGTGTCCGTACGCCCCGGCGAGAAGGTGCCGGTGGACGGCGAGGTCATTCAGGGCAACTCCTTCGTAGACGAGTCCATGATCACCGGTGAGCCCATCCCCGTCGCCAAACAGGTGGGCGCGGCCGTCGTCGGCGGCACGATTAACCAAAATGGCGCGTTCCAGTTCAAGGCTACCAAGATCGGGGCCGACACCGCGCTCGCGCAGATCATCAAGTTGGTGGAAAGCGCTCAGGGCTCCAAGCCGCCCATCCAGGGGCTCGCGGACAAGGTCGTTTCGGTTTTCGTCCCGATCGTCCTCGGGATTGCCGCCCTGACGTTCCTGATCTGGCTGCTGGTCGGCGGGAGCACGGCCCTATCGTTCGCGCTGGTCACCACCGTGGCCGTGCTGATCATCGCTTGCCCCTGCGCCATGGGCCTGGCGACGCCGACCAGCATCATGGTCGGCACCGGCAAGGCGGCCGAACTGGGCGTTCTCTTCCGCAACGGTGCGGCGCTCGAAGGCTTGCAGGGCGTGAACGTGGTCGCCGTGGACAAGACGGGCACCCTGACCAAGGGGAGGCCCGAACTCACCGACCTCGTGACCGCCGCCGGCTTCGGGCGCACCGAAGTGCTGCAACTGGTCGCGGCAGCGGAAGAGCAGAGCGAACACCCCATCGCCCGCGCCATCGTGGACGCGGCGAAGAGGGAGGGCGTCGCCATCCTCCCCCTGGAGAGCTTCGAAGCGGTGCCCGGGTACGGACTGGAAGCGCGGGTCCAGGGCCGCCTGGTGCAGGTCGGTGCCGACCGGTACATGCAGCGGCTGGGCCTGAGCGTGGGTGACTTCGCGGCCCAGGCCGAGCGGCTCGGGGACGAGGGCAAGAGCCCGCTGTACGCGGCCATCGACGGCCAGCTCGCCGCCGTGATCGCGGTGGCCGACCCCATCAAGGAAGGCAGCCCGGAGGCGGTGAAAGCGCTTCGCCGGCAGGGCCTGAAGGTCGCGATGATCACCGGGGATAATGCCCGGACCGCGCAGGCCATCGCCCGCCAGCTCGGCATCGACGAGGTGCTGGCTGAGGTGCTGCCCAGCGGCAAGAGCGACGCGGTCAAAGAGCTCCAGGCAAAAGGCCAGAAGGTGGCGTTTGTCGGGGACGGGATCAACGATGCTCCGGCGCTCGCCCAGGCAGACGTCGGTCTGGCGATCGGGACCGGCACGGACGTGGCCGTCGAGACCGCCGACGTCATCCTGATGAGCGGCGACCTGCGCGGCGTGCCGAACGCCCTGGCGCTCTCCCGCGCCACCCTGCGCAACATCAAGCTCAACCTCTTCTGGGCGTTTGCGTACAACATCGTCCTGATTCCTGTCGCGGCGGGCGTGCTGTACCCCGCCTTCGGGTGGCTGCTCAGCCCGGTGCTGGCCGCGGCAGCGATGGGCTTTTCCAGCGTGTTCGTGCTGAGCAACGCGCTTCGCTTGCGCTCCTTCCACCCCCCCGTCCGTCCCGACCCCGTCCCTGTCCGCGCAGCGCCCACCACCATGGCCCAGGCCTGA
- a CDS encoding CopZ family metallochaperone encodes MFTELTVNGMTCGHCEKAVQNALKSVPGVQDVRVNLQDGTATVQGDADPQALVAAVTEEGYGAQVRA; translated from the coding sequence ATGTTCACCGAACTGACTGTCAACGGCATGACGTGCGGCCACTGCGAGAAGGCCGTCCAGAATGCGCTCAAGAGTGTGCCAGGCGTCCAGGATGTCCGTGTCAACCTGCAGGACGGTACCGCGACCGTGCAGGGCGACGCTGACCCGCAGGCGCTTGTCGCCGCCGTCACTGAAGAAGGGTATGGGGCTCAGGTCCGCGCTTAA
- a CDS encoding metal-sensitive transcriptional regulator yields the protein MPEDARKRAARRLKIARGHLDSIVAMLEKDDAYCVDVLRQIKAVQGALSGAGEVVLRGHLEAHVATASTRGDSVELVEELMEALKYT from the coding sequence ATGCCGGAGGACGCGCGCAAACGTGCAGCCCGGCGCCTCAAGATTGCCCGTGGGCACCTGGACAGCATCGTGGCCATGCTCGAGAAGGACGACGCCTACTGCGTGGACGTGCTCCGCCAGATCAAGGCCGTACAGGGTGCGCTTTCAGGCGCGGGCGAGGTCGTGCTGCGCGGGCACCTCGAGGCGCACGTCGCCACCGCCTCGACGCGGGGTGACAGCGTGGAGCTCGTGGAGGAATTGATGGAAGCGCTCAAGTACACCTGA
- a CDS encoding restriction endonuclease, whose product MARASRTLNPLHFEDLEPHRFEDLVRQLAYDYRVWSSIEATGRGGADDGIDIRAFESSVVPEVLDEEEDEAPPGLPTPGRLWILQCKREKRITPKQVERYVQESITGEQVPYGFILAAACDFSKKSYDAFRAALIGTGVQEFHLWGKAELEDMLFQPKNDPLLFAYFGISLQTRKRSRQSELRAVLAWRKRVGRILGNPTDILQKEILFRDATDEAYPLTEEVADFEQNPRWAIYRVRYFNARNALILEIRSHLAFHDTETGEWDMLPDPVPSDLDNQLWGKESEYSDLHWRRQHAWQRTVPEKHRAELVVLNRISLERVLAVDEVGDLAHPLPIFYVEPLPSGRLLDAEDEFHYLTSANYGLHKPEYDADPEKRIPYFKEFKLEAGDEQHT is encoded by the coding sequence ATGGCCCGCGCCTCCCGTACCCTGAACCCCCTGCACTTCGAGGATCTGGAACCCCACCGGTTTGAGGACCTCGTCCGGCAACTCGCCTACGATTACCGTGTCTGGAGCAGTATCGAAGCCACCGGACGTGGGGGCGCGGACGACGGCATCGATATCCGGGCCTTCGAGAGCAGCGTCGTGCCCGAGGTGCTGGATGAAGAGGAGGACGAAGCTCCTCCTGGGTTGCCCACGCCAGGGCGCCTCTGGATCCTCCAGTGCAAGCGGGAAAAGCGCATCACGCCGAAACAGGTCGAGCGGTATGTCCAGGAGAGCATCACAGGGGAGCAAGTGCCCTACGGTTTCATCCTGGCTGCGGCCTGCGACTTCAGCAAGAAGTCCTATGACGCTTTCCGCGCTGCCCTGATAGGGACAGGCGTGCAAGAGTTCCACCTGTGGGGGAAGGCAGAACTGGAAGACATGCTGTTCCAGCCGAAAAACGACCCCCTGCTCTTCGCCTATTTCGGGATCAGTTTGCAGACGAGGAAACGGTCACGTCAAAGTGAATTGAGGGCTGTCCTGGCCTGGCGCAAACGGGTTGGCAGAATTCTTGGCAACCCAACGGACATCCTCCAGAAGGAGATCCTCTTTCGTGACGCGACGGATGAAGCGTATCCCTTGACCGAGGAAGTGGCAGACTTTGAACAAAATCCAAGGTGGGCGATCTACCGCGTTCGCTACTTTAATGCGCGCAACGCCCTCATCCTTGAGATCCGCTCTCACCTTGCTTTTCATGACACTGAAACTGGCGAGTGGGATATGCTCCCGGACCCTGTCCCCAGTGACCTCGATAACCAGCTCTGGGGAAAAGAGAGCGAGTACAGTGATCTACACTGGCGCAGACAGCACGCCTGGCAGCGCACTGTTCCTGAAAAGCACCGAGCGGAACTCGTGGTCTTGAACAGGATTTCGCTCGAACGGGTGCTGGCGGTGGACGAGGTGGGCGACTTGGCTCACCCCCTGCCGATTTTCTATGTCGAGCCCCTTCCCTCTGGGAGGCTGCTGGATGCGGAGGACGAATTCCACTACCTCACCTCAGCCAATTACGGCTTGCACAAGCCGGAATACGATGCGGATCCTGAAAAACGCATCCCCTACTTCAAGGAGTTCAAGCTTGAAGCAGGGGATGAACAACACACCTGA
- a CDS encoding peptidoglycan DD-metalloendopeptidase family protein translates to MNQPHAKPSVPPVPGLVRAACLVATALLFGTANAYTVKPGDTLYRLAQLHGTTVAELIRLNSLTSTTLEVGQTLRLPGVSTATANASVPGTVPSRISGVTVNAPATLRMGDAFILRLSGPGAAQATVRFPSEAGEDVRLPGERLTPIPAGNEFIVLGRVVLGKNTPVVYEIQVGQDVLQGRIPVTGLPQPLQRLNLPPRIASKLEDPARKAEDAAVEQAYARRTAQAWSRPFQPAAAVRARSSAFGQPRTYVANGPVAYHYGTDYLAPAGTTVMAVNDGTVVVAGMYPVRGGLVVIDHGAGLTSLYFHQRAVTVKVGQKVTRGQKVGEVGSTGLSTGAHLHLEMRVRGEGTDPAGWMNRLWPK, encoded by the coding sequence ATGAACCAGCCACACGCCAAGCCCAGCGTTCCTCCTGTGCCCGGCCTCGTGCGCGCGGCGTGCCTTGTGGCGACCGCCCTCCTCTTCGGGACAGCCAACGCCTACACCGTCAAGCCAGGCGACACGCTCTACCGTCTCGCGCAGCTTCACGGGACGACCGTCGCCGAACTCATCCGCCTCAATAGCCTGACGAGCACCACCCTGGAGGTCGGGCAGACCCTTCGCCTTCCGGGCGTGAGCACCGCGACAGCCAACGCGTCTGTTCCAGGTACAGTGCCTTCCCGCATAAGTGGGGTCACCGTCAACGCGCCCGCCACCCTACGAATGGGGGACGCGTTCATCCTGCGGCTGAGCGGTCCGGGAGCTGCGCAGGCCACCGTGCGCTTTCCCAGCGAGGCAGGCGAGGACGTACGTCTGCCAGGAGAGCGTCTGACGCCCATCCCCGCAGGAAATGAATTCATCGTATTGGGGCGCGTCGTCCTCGGGAAAAACACCCCCGTGGTGTACGAGATCCAGGTAGGGCAGGACGTGCTGCAAGGCCGCATTCCCGTCACCGGACTGCCGCAACCTCTGCAACGGCTCAACCTGCCGCCCCGCATTGCCAGCAAGCTCGAAGACCCCGCCCGAAAGGCTGAGGACGCCGCCGTCGAACAGGCCTATGCCCGGCGGACGGCGCAGGCATGGTCGCGGCCCTTCCAGCCCGCAGCGGCTGTACGGGCACGAAGCAGCGCCTTCGGACAACCCCGGACCTACGTCGCGAACGGGCCGGTCGCGTACCACTACGGCACGGATTACCTGGCCCCGGCAGGAACGACCGTGATGGCCGTGAACGATGGAACGGTCGTGGTGGCGGGCATGTACCCGGTGCGCGGGGGTCTCGTGGTCATTGACCACGGGGCGGGCCTGACCAGCCTGTACTTTCACCAGCGTGCTGTGACGGTCAAGGTCGGGCAGAAGGTCACCCGGGGGCAGAAGGTGGGCGAGGTGGGCAGCACCGGACTGAGCACAGGTGCCCACCTGCACCTGGAGATGCGGGTGCGCGGTGAGGGCACAGACCCAGCTGGGTGGATGAATCGTCTCTGGCCAAAGTAA
- a CDS encoding alpha/beta hydrolase family protein, which produces MPDLLRLALLLACSTGVAAAQAPQNNQEPLSIERMRARSYPGSALTTRQPLSPGANYRRSVVSYQSDGLRINALLTVPSGTPPKGGWPAIVFNHGYIPPQQYRTTERYGAYVDAFARAGFAVLKPDYRGHGASQGEPADTAYWSPEYTTDVLNAFASLQKLKGVNPERIGMWGHSMGGHITLRAMVINPGIKAGNIWAGVVGPYDLIFRDLPRWGSGSTRDDPRARMLAKYGTPERSPALYQAISPNFFLKDLRGRPLQLHHGTGDTHVPISFSQSLAAGLKAAKQPYTFFSYPGDDHNLSRNLGVALQRSVEFFKKTL; this is translated from the coding sequence ATGCCTGACCTTCTCCGACTTGCCCTGCTCCTGGCCTGTTCCACTGGCGTCGCCGCGGCTCAGGCACCGCAGAACAACCAAGAGCCCCTCTCCATCGAGCGCATGCGCGCCCGCTCGTACCCTGGCAGTGCCCTGACGACCCGCCAACCACTCTCGCCCGGCGCCAACTACCGGCGCAGCGTCGTGTCCTACCAGTCTGACGGTCTGCGCATCAACGCGCTGCTCACGGTGCCCAGCGGGACCCCCCCGAAGGGAGGTTGGCCCGCCATCGTCTTCAACCACGGCTATATCCCCCCGCAGCAGTACCGCACGACCGAACGGTACGGGGCCTACGTGGACGCCTTTGCACGTGCGGGATTCGCCGTCCTGAAGCCCGACTACCGGGGGCACGGCGCTTCCCAGGGCGAGCCAGCGGACACGGCGTACTGGTCCCCCGAGTACACCACGGACGTCCTGAACGCGTTCGCCTCCCTCCAGAAACTCAAGGGGGTGAACCCGGAACGGATCGGGATGTGGGGTCACTCCATGGGCGGACATATCACCTTGCGGGCCATGGTGATCAACCCTGGCATCAAGGCGGGCAACATCTGGGCAGGCGTGGTGGGGCCGTACGACCTGATCTTTAGGGACCTGCCTCGTTGGGGAAGCGGCTCCACCCGGGATGATCCCCGGGCGCGGATGCTCGCCAAGTACGGCACGCCGGAGCGCAGCCCAGCCCTCTACCAGGCCATCTCCCCGAACTTCTTTCTCAAGGACCTGAGGGGGCGTCCCTTGCAGCTGCATCACGGCACGGGCGACACGCATGTGCCCATCAGCTTCTCGCAGTCGCTCGCGGCAGGGTTGAAGGCCGCGAAGCAGCCTTACACGTTCTTCTCCTACCCCGGCGATGATCACAACCTCAGCCGGAACCTCGGCGTGGCCCTCCAACGGTCCGTGGAATTCTTCAAGAAGACCCTTTAA
- a CDS encoding peptidase C39 family protein: MKPLRILLPGALLGSAVAAPYSQQTSFGRPSPLIQAAQRQTGVPSSWQPLPGAGQGSWEGPVVEVAPFNELIPSWNVTGPATSAVAVQVRVRRPDGRWTPYFSFGTWSAAGARASARVSRTADGTVNTDTLTLPFRATAFQYKATLGPGLKAHLLSFNTADTALRFGGQGQAGQAQVWNTVLKVPGLSQMIYPNGGPIWCSPTSVSMILGFWNRPVRVPDAAQATYDRTYDGFGNWPFNTAYAATQGLQALVTRLGSLRDAEAYIVQGLPLALSVRFKAGELPGAPLSWSNGHLLVLTGFDAQGNPVVNDPAARNDAGVKRTYPRAVFERLWLNHAGGMAYVMAPRP; the protein is encoded by the coding sequence GTGAAGCCCCTGCGGATCCTTCTGCCCGGCGCACTCCTCGGCTCAGCCGTTGCCGCGCCCTACAGCCAGCAGACCAGCTTCGGCCGTCCGTCTCCCCTGATCCAAGCGGCGCAGCGGCAGACGGGCGTTCCGTCCAGTTGGCAACCCCTGCCCGGCGCCGGGCAGGGGTCATGGGAAGGCCCGGTGGTCGAAGTCGCGCCCTTCAACGAGTTGATTCCCAGCTGGAACGTGACAGGCCCGGCCACCAGTGCCGTCGCCGTGCAGGTTCGCGTCCGGCGTCCAGACGGCCGCTGGACGCCTTACTTCAGCTTCGGGACCTGGAGCGCGGCAGGAGCCCGCGCGAGCGCCCGGGTCAGCCGCACGGCCGACGGCACGGTGAACACCGACACCCTCACCCTGCCCTTCCGCGCCACGGCCTTTCAGTACAAGGCCACGCTCGGTCCAGGCCTGAAAGCTCACCTGCTGTCCTTCAACACAGCAGACACCGCCCTGCGGTTCGGGGGGCAGGGACAGGCAGGACAGGCCCAGGTTTGGAACACCGTACTGAAGGTCCCCGGTCTCTCCCAGATGATCTACCCGAATGGTGGCCCCATCTGGTGCAGCCCGACCAGCGTCAGCATGATCCTGGGCTTCTGGAACCGGCCCGTGCGGGTGCCGGACGCGGCCCAGGCAACGTACGACCGCACCTACGACGGGTTCGGCAACTGGCCCTTCAATACCGCGTACGCCGCCACACAGGGCCTCCAAGCGCTCGTCACGCGCCTGGGCAGCCTGCGCGACGCAGAAGCCTACATTGTCCAGGGACTCCCCCTGGCGCTGAGCGTGCGCTTCAAGGCGGGCGAGTTGCCCGGCGCGCCCCTCTCCTGGTCGAACGGCCACCTGCTGGTCCTCACCGGGTTCGACGCCCAGGGCAACCCCGTGGTCAACGACCCCGCCGCCAGAAACGACGCCGGCGTCAAGCGGACCTACCCGCGCGCCGTGTTCGAGCGGCTATGGCTCAACCATGCGGGCGGCATGGCGTACGTGATGGCGCCCCGCCCCTGA
- a CDS encoding four-helix bundle copper-binding protein, which produces MTHHLQAMLQTHPQPSTLFDQEALRACIEACFECAQICTSCADACLGEQGHLAHLVRCIRLNLDCADVCGTTGRVLSRLTQPDPNVVRAQLQACLVACQACGSECEMHARDMNMQHCAVCAESCRRCEQACQELLAKMTA; this is translated from the coding sequence ATGACGCACCATCTTCAGGCCATGCTGCAAACCCACCCGCAGCCCAGCACCCTGTTCGATCAGGAGGCACTTCGCGCGTGCATCGAAGCTTGCTTCGAGTGCGCTCAGATCTGCACGTCCTGCGCCGACGCTTGCCTGGGTGAACAAGGCCACCTGGCACACCTGGTGCGGTGCATTCGCCTGAACCTCGACTGTGCCGACGTCTGCGGGACAACGGGCCGGGTGCTGTCGCGCTTGACCCAGCCTGATCCGAATGTGGTACGCGCTCAGCTTCAGGCTTGCCTGGTAGCGTGCCAGGCGTGCGGGAGCGAGTGCGAGATGCATGCACGGGACATGAACATGCAGCATTGCGCGGTGTGCGCCGAGAGCTGCCGCCGCTGCGAGCAGGCCTGCCAGGAACTCCTGGCCAAGATGACCGCATGA
- a CDS encoding DUF305 domain-containing protein has product MKRLLLIVGLMALPASVAQAGGNEGGTVVGMATTMQTQMDMHARMQPLLEDLRRLSGPAFDRAFLSMMIPHHQSAIEMSRAALPRLRDPLVAGWAQSIIDDQQKEIAEMQAELRRLGGVDTARQNRMRQTMSGMMTMMMQMITRSQSSDVTFLQMMVPHHGSANEMANIALQNAQSDAVLGLAQRIIMMQADEMHDFKDWLRTRQ; this is encoded by the coding sequence ATGAAGCGCCTGCTGCTGATTGTGGGCCTGATGGCTCTCCCGGCCAGCGTGGCTCAAGCGGGGGGCAATGAGGGCGGCACGGTGGTGGGCATGGCCACGACGATGCAGACGCAGATGGACATGCACGCCCGGATGCAGCCGTTGCTGGAAGACCTGCGGCGACTCTCAGGTCCAGCCTTTGACCGGGCGTTTTTGTCCATGATGATTCCGCATCACCAGAGCGCCATCGAGATGAGCCGAGCGGCCCTGCCCCGGCTGCGTGATCCCCTGGTGGCCGGTTGGGCGCAGAGCATCATTGACGATCAGCAGAAGGAGATTGCGGAAATGCAGGCGGAGTTGCGTCGTCTGGGCGGCGTGGACACGGCGCGGCAGAACCGGATGCGCCAGACCATGTCCGGAATGATGACGATGATGATGCAGATGATTACCCGGTCGCAGAGCTCGGACGTCACGTTCCTGCAGATGATGGTGCCGCACCACGGCTCGGCCAACGAGATGGCGAACATCGCCCTACAGAACGCTCAGAGTGATGCAGTACTTGGTCTCGCCCAGCGCATCATCATGATGCAGGCTGACGAGATGCACGACTTCAAGGACTGGTTGCGCACCCGCCAGTAA